A window of Patagioenas fasciata isolate bPatFas1 chromosome 5, bPatFas1.hap1, whole genome shotgun sequence contains these coding sequences:
- the LOC136102319 gene encoding inositol 1,4,5-trisphosphate receptor-interacting protein-like 1 yields the protein MALLDIVFGLWRILTVNVQSVGYEPDEETRERMEQRAEMLNREMTRLWQEVEQMNQQQRSQEQSGFAWVSLLLSALQHWQFWAVAGVLVLLFGLCWWLRKWSRESKREEQSSGSNVEKQKHGEENNDANDPGRHSGDPRQRRVRKRDRDHEAVKNLVQKFIDLFNRDVSNTRYPVLEKAIEVGTAFEGWSVYDEDNPYCLLVPLKPPHGHIFHLEPCPSWPIRNFRIRVELVCTCEMEQPAGETRCLLHHPEEEQSRKEGPNILDDLCTDSYLDVQKTAEWFKEMVRRCWKDLPESATHRLMQVYSERSCKFQVLTQDWQKRFFIELMFGVQEGDSDLFLSNQCVEAPYTPRTLWPESYAVAEIKFFRHIASRAQRDTCHLRCLKLCAHYLQGRDFYIYIVKTVVMHQLTTILPLLRWEKSNFLVRMEHIMQHVESGLLERCINHFFIGNENVPEEINLPLDVRTAEPFNLCQLLDYESARLDFECCGFIPAGSLASHSCSSPFLQWHSGENLKVPQPYGPEPAKRHEKVKNTHAQRGARTHDPGIKSPMLYRLS from the exons ATGGCTCTCTTGGACATTGTCTTCGGACTTTGGCGAATTCTTACCGTAAATGTGCAGTCGGTCGGCTATGAGCCGGATGAGGAGACGCGCGAGCGCATGGAGCAGCGTGCGGAGATGCTGAaccgggagatgactcggctgtggcaggaggtaGAGCAGATGAACCAGCAGCAGAGGAGCCAGGAGCAGAGTGGCTTTGCCTGGGtatccctgctcctctctgccttgcagcactggcagttctgggccgttgctggagtcctggtcctgctctttgggctctgctggtggctcaggaaatggagccgTGAGTcaaagagagaagagcagagctcCGGTAGCAACGTGGAGAAGCAGAAACATGGAGAAGAGAATAACGATGCAAATGACCCAGGaagacattctggggatcccagACAGAGGCGAGTTCGGAAGCGGGACAGAGATCACGAAGCTGTGAAGAACCTGGTGCAAAAATTTATCGATCTCTTCAACCGTGACGTCTCCAATACTCGGTACCCTGTGTTGGAAAAAGCCATCGAGGTGGGCACCGCCTTCGAAGGTTGGAGTGTCTATGATGAAGACAACCCCTACTGCCTGCTTGTGCCTCTGAAGCCCCCTCATGGACACATCTTCCACCTGGAGCCATGCCCCTCATGGCCAATAAGGAACTTCCGCATCCGCGTGGAGTTGGTGTGTACTTGTGAGATGGAGCAGCCGGCAGGAGAGACACGTTGCTTACTCCACCACCCTGAGGAGGAGCAGAGTAGGAAGGAGGGCCCCAACATCCTAGACGACCTCTGCACTGACTCCTACCTAGATGTGCAGAAAACTGCTGAATGGTTCAAGGAGATGGTGAGACGTTGCTGGAAGGATCTGCCTGAGTCAGCCACACACCGCCTAATGCAGGTGTACTCGGAGCGCTCCTGCAAATTCCAGGTGCTGACACAAGACTggcagaaaaggttcttcattgaGTTGATGTTTGGAGTGCAGGAAGGCGACTCAGACCTCTTCCTGAGCAACCAGTGTGTAGAGGCTCCCTACACCCCAAGGACCTTGTGGCCAGAGAGCTACGCTGTGGCAGAGATTAAGTTCTTCAGGCATATTGCCAGCCGGGCACAGCGTGACACCTGCCACCTCAGATGCCTGAAGCTCTGCGCCCACTACCTGCAGGGCAGAGACTTTTACATCTATATCGTGAAGACAGTTGTGATGCACCAGCTGACCACCATTTTGCCCCTGTTACGCTGGGAGAAGTCTAATTTCCTGGTGCGGATGGAGCACATCATGCAGCACGTGGAGAGCGGCCTGCTGGAGAGATGCATCAACCACTTCTTCATCGGCAATGAGAACGTGCCTGAGGAGATCAACTTGCCCCTGGACGTGCGAACGGCTGAACCGTTcaacctctgccagctcctggaCTATGAGAGTGCACGCCTTGATTTTGA GTGTTGCGGGTTCATCCCAGCAGGCAGCTTGGCATCACACAGCTGCTCAAGCCCTTTCCTCCAGTGGCACAGTGGAGAGAATCTGAAGG TCCCTCAGCCGTACGGCCCAGAGCCCGCCAAAAGACACGAGAAGGTCAAAAACACACACGCCCAACGTGGGGCTCGAACCCACGACCCTGGGATTAAGAGTCCCATGCTCTACCGACTGAGCTAG